In Monodelphis domestica isolate mMonDom1 chromosome 4, mMonDom1.pri, whole genome shotgun sequence, one DNA window encodes the following:
- the UCP2 gene encoding dicarboxylate carrier SLC25A8, with amino-acid sequence MVGFKPTEVPPTATVKFLGAGTAACIADLITFPLDTAKVRLQIQGESQGAIRTSSTGAQYRGVMGTILTMVKTEGPGSLYNGLVAGLQRQMSFASVRIGLYDSVKQFYTKGSEHAGIGSRLLAGCTTGALAVGVAQPTDVVKVRFQAQARAGGSRRYQGTMDAYKTIAREEGLRGLWKGTSPNVARNAIVNCAELVTYDLIKDALLKAHLMTDDLPCHFTSAFGAGFCTTIIASPVDVVKTRYMNSASGQYASAGHCALTMLRKEGPQAFYKGFMPSFLRLGSWNVVMFVTYEQLKRALMAARASREAPF; translated from the exons ATGGTTGGATTCAAGCCTACAGAGGTGCCCCCCACAGCCACTGTGAAATTCCTTGGGGCTGGTACTGCTGCCTGCATCGCTGACCTCATCACCTTCCCCCTGGACACAGCCAAAGTTCGGCTGCAG ATTCAGGGAGAGAGTCAGGGGGCCATCCGTACTTCCTCTACTGGTGCCCAGTACCGGGGTGTCATGGGCACCATTCTGACCATGGTGAAGACTGAGGGCCCTGGCAGCCTGTACAATGGGCTGGTGGCTGGATTGCAGCGCCAAATGAGTTTTGCCTCTGTCCGAATTGGCCTCTATGACTCTGTCAAGCAATTCTACACCAAAGGGTCTGAAC ATGCAGGTATTGGAAGCCGCCTCCTGGCAGGCTGTACCACAGGGGCACTGGCAGTAGGTGTAGCCCAACCCACAGATGTGGTGAAGGTCCGTTTCCAGGCCCAGGCTCGTGCAGGTGGCAGCCGGAGATACCAGGGCACGATGGACGCCTATAAGACTATCGCCCGAGAGGAGGGGCTTCGGGGCCTATGGAAAG GAACTTCGCCCAATGTCGCCCGCAATGCTATTGTCAACTGTGCTGAGCTGGTGACCTACGACCTCATCAAAGATGCCCTCCTGAAGGCCCACCTCATGACTG aTGACCTTCCGTGCCACTTCACTTCGGCCTTTGGGGCCGGCTTCTGCACCACCATCATCGCCTCCCCCGTGGATGTGGTCAAGACGAGATACATGAACTCTGCCTCGGGCCAGTATGCCAGTGCTGGCCACTGCGCTCTCACCATGCTTCGGAAGGAGGGGCCCCAAGCCTTCTACAAAGG GTTCATGCCTTCCTTCCTCCGCTTGGGCTCCTGGAATGTAGTGATGTTTGTCACCTATGAGCAACTGAAACGGGCCCTGATGGCAGCTCGAGCTTCCCGGGAAGCGCCTTTCTGA
- the DNAJB13 gene encoding dnaJ homolog subfamily B member 13 → MGFDYYIALDISRSAQDADIKKAYRRLALKNHWLNARDPGSAERFKQIAEAYDVLSDPIKKAIYDKFGEEGLKGGIPPEFSSQLTWTKGYVFHGDANKVFHEFFGGDNPYSDFYDAEGREVCLNFGGLRGRGIKKQDPPIERDLYLSLEDLFFGCTKKIKISRRVMNEDRFSSTIKDKILTIDVQPGWRQGTRITFEKEGDQGPNIIPADIIFIVKEKLHPRFRREDDNLFFVSSIPLGKALTCCTVEVRTLDDRLLNIPINDIVHPKYFKKVSGEGMPLASDPTKKGDLFILFDIQFPRHLTPPKKHLLKQALPM, encoded by the exons gTACCGGAGACTAGCTCTGAAGAACCACTGGTTAAATGCCCGAGACCCAGGTTCAGCAGAGCGCTTTAAACAGATAGCGGAGGCCTATGATGTGCTGAGTGACC CTATAAAGAAAGCCATCTATGACAAATTTGGAGAGGAAGGCCTAAAGGGCGGGATCCCTCCTGAATTTAGCAGCCAGTTGACATGGACAAAAGGTTATGTCTTCCATGGGGATGCCAACAAAGTCTTCCATGAATTCTTTGGAGGAGACAACCCCTACAGCG ATTTCTATGACGCGGAAGGCAGGGAAGTGTGCTTGAACTTTGGGGGCCTTCGGGGCCGTGGGATCAAGAAGCAGGACCCTCCCATCGAGCGAGATCTCTACCTGTCTTTGGAGGACTTGTTCTTTGGCTGCACGAAGAAGATCAAGATCTCCCGAAGG GTCATGAACGAGGACAGATTCTCATCCACCATCAAAGACAAGATCCTGACCATCGACGTCCAGCCCGGCTGGAGGCAGGGGACCCGAATCACCTTCGAGAAGGAAGGAGACCAG GGCCCCAACATCATTCCAGCCGACATCATCTTCATCGTAAAGGAGAAACTGCACCCCCGATTCCGGAGGGAGGACGACAACCTCTTCTTTGTCAGCTCCATCCCTTTGGGCAAG GCACTGACCTGCTGCACGGTGGAGGTGAGGACCCTGGATGACCGGCTGCTCAACATCCCCATCAATGACATAGTACA CCCCAAATACTTCAAGAAGGTATCCGGCGAGGGGATGCCCCTGGCCTCGGACCCCACCAAGAAGGGAGATCTCTTCATCCTCTTTGACATCCAGTTCCCCAGGCATCTGACTCCTCCCAAGAAGCATCTCCTGAAGCAGGCGCTGCCCATGTGA